From Pseudomonas hefeiensis, one genomic window encodes:
- a CDS encoding sensor domain-containing diguanylate cyclase, which yields MWVALNAWLNHEQVLVEQAAGNDAMNLTIAFEAHIQSVVRYADALVQDIREDVVEDPNDFEEVVREELQVYGNMIAQVAVINAAGRLVYSSLGPVTGNVDLSGREHFQVHLENPSQDKLFISKPVLGRVSGIWSIQFTRPIVDEGKFVGVFVISIPINFFTDFYRKINVGPSGLIALVGKDRIPRAVASKSGLNTTLDGIVLSQDEPYFDNTNPAEGLYRGASAFDRVDSLVAYRRLEHTGLIVLVQLSPTDYLSSFNERRQFLLFSATVTSALLFAFAIFLYFVTRQHLGNTAALKQSYSALRQLVSVDLLTGARSRGDFLEALETEFSRAERHGTELSLIWLDLDHFKRVNDTYGHPVGDTVLSQVTTLCNGVLRAHDVFGRLGGEEFGVILPHTNGMDALDVAEKLRKIVEKAVIPTDRGPLQVSISCGVSSMLPVGDSPSQLIVRADDALYKAKHAGRNRVCAAYAGETMRSSNKPVDSKT from the coding sequence ATGTGGGTCGCTCTGAATGCGTGGCTTAATCACGAGCAGGTACTAGTAGAGCAAGCGGCGGGCAATGACGCCATGAACCTAACCATCGCGTTTGAGGCGCACATCCAGAGTGTAGTCCGTTACGCTGACGCTTTAGTTCAAGACATACGTGAGGATGTTGTTGAAGATCCGAATGATTTTGAAGAGGTAGTAAGAGAAGAACTCCAAGTCTATGGAAACATGATTGCTCAAGTCGCTGTAATAAATGCGGCGGGCAGGCTAGTTTATTCATCCTTGGGGCCGGTAACCGGTAACGTGGATCTTAGCGGCCGTGAACATTTTCAAGTGCATTTGGAAAATCCTTCCCAAGATAAGCTATTTATCAGTAAGCCCGTGCTCGGCCGTGTGTCGGGTATTTGGTCGATACAGTTCACTCGGCCAATAGTTGACGAGGGGAAGTTTGTCGGTGTTTTTGTGATTTCTATACCAATTAACTTTTTTACAGACTTCTATCGGAAGATTAACGTCGGTCCCAGCGGTCTCATCGCCCTGGTAGGAAAGGATCGCATTCCGCGGGCTGTGGCTTCCAAGTCCGGTCTCAATACAACTTTGGACGGAATAGTTCTTTCTCAAGATGAACCCTATTTCGATAACACCAATCCTGCGGAAGGGCTATATCGGGGGGCAAGTGCCTTTGATCGAGTTGATAGTCTGGTCGCATACCGGCGTCTAGAACACACCGGGCTCATCGTTCTAGTCCAACTTTCACCTACCGACTATTTGTCCTCCTTCAATGAACGACGTCAATTTCTGCTGTTTTCTGCCACAGTCACGTCTGCCTTACTGTTCGCGTTTGCTATATTTTTGTATTTTGTCACCCGGCAGCATCTGGGCAATACTGCTGCACTTAAGCAGTCTTACAGCGCGTTACGACAACTTGTCAGTGTCGATCTGTTGACAGGAGCGCGAAGTAGGGGGGACTTCTTGGAGGCGCTGGAGACGGAGTTCAGCCGGGCGGAGCGCCATGGTACGGAACTTAGCTTGATATGGCTCGATCTTGACCATTTCAAGCGAGTGAATGATACGTATGGTCATCCAGTCGGTGACACGGTATTAAGCCAGGTGACTACCCTTTGCAACGGGGTGCTGCGGGCACATGACGTGTTCGGGAGGCTCGGTGGGGAGGAGTTCGGCGTTATCTTGCCCCATACGAACGGGATGGATGCCCTGGACGTCGCCGAGAAGTTACGCAAGATTGTTGAAAAAGCCGTTATCCCAACGGATCGAGGCCCTCTTCAGGTATCAATAAGTTGCGGAGTCTCCTCCATGTTACCTGTAGGGGACAGTCCCAGTCAGTTGATCGTCCGGGCAGACGATGCATTATATAAAGCGAAGCATGCAGGCCGGAACAGAGTATGTGCTGCCTACGCTGGTGAAACCATGCGATCATCAAACAAACCGGTAGACAGCAAGACTTGA
- a CDS encoding MFS transporter yields the protein MANPYGILFQAPGTKEFSLAGLLARLPLPMTGIGIITMLSQLRGSYALAGAVSATFVLTYALMSPQVSRMVDRYGQRKVLPLSAGISVLGILLLLGCTYWHTPDWTLFIAAVLAGFMPSMSAMVRARWTAIYRGKPHLQTAYSLETVLDEVTFIAGPPISVGLSVAVFPQAGPLAAVVLLALGALALAAQVSTEPLVELTEEMNTRTASIFRLADVRLLTLLMVAMGVIVGTVDIVSVAFAEQMGSPAAASIVLSCYAIGSCAAGLLFGALKLKTPLHKLLLLGGLATAATTLPLLMASNIASLSGAVLVAGLFFAPTMIVAMSLVERIVPERQLTEGMTWLLAGLNVGVAMGAAASGQLVDMEGARYGFNVALAAGVAVLLVTIWGHRRMREHSLAASYSV from the coding sequence ATGGCTAATCCGTACGGGATACTATTCCAAGCCCCAGGCACCAAGGAGTTTTCCCTCGCTGGCCTACTTGCGCGGCTTCCATTGCCCATGACCGGCATCGGCATCATCACCATGCTTTCGCAGTTGCGCGGTAGTTATGCGCTGGCGGGTGCGGTTTCAGCCACCTTTGTTCTGACGTATGCGTTAATGTCGCCGCAGGTTTCACGCATGGTGGATCGATACGGCCAGCGTAAAGTATTACCGTTGTCCGCCGGTATCAGTGTCTTGGGTATTCTGCTACTGCTTGGCTGTACCTATTGGCATACACCCGATTGGACATTATTTATAGCCGCTGTGTTAGCGGGCTTCATGCCAAGCATGTCGGCCATGGTCCGCGCACGGTGGACCGCGATCTACCGGGGCAAACCCCACCTGCAAACAGCCTACTCACTGGAAACCGTATTAGACGAAGTAACGTTTATCGCAGGCCCGCCGATTTCAGTTGGCTTGAGCGTGGCGGTCTTCCCTCAGGCGGGACCTTTGGCAGCGGTTGTACTCTTGGCGTTGGGAGCACTTGCTTTGGCAGCACAGGTATCCACCGAACCGCTGGTTGAATTGACCGAAGAAATGAACACGCGAACAGCGTCCATTTTCCGATTGGCGGACGTTCGATTGCTAACGTTACTGATGGTTGCAATGGGCGTCATCGTTGGAACGGTCGATATCGTAAGTGTCGCGTTCGCAGAACAAATGGGTAGTCCGGCAGCGGCCAGCATCGTTCTGTCCTGCTACGCCATTGGCTCATGCGCCGCTGGCCTATTGTTCGGCGCACTTAAATTGAAAACACCACTGCATAAACTCCTACTACTGGGCGGTCTTGCAACTGCTGCAACGACACTGCCGTTGCTGATGGCTAGCAATATTGCCAGCCTCTCAGGCGCGGTATTAGTCGCAGGGTTATTCTTTGCGCCCACCATGATTGTGGCGATGTCATTGGTTGAACGAATTGTGCCGGAACGTCAATTAACCGAAGGCATGACTTGGCTATTGGCAGGCTTGAACGTTGGCGTGGCGATGGGTGCTGCTGCGTCGGGCCAACTGGTGGATATGGAGGGCGCTCGCTATGGGTTCAATGTCGCACTCGCAGCCGGAGTGGCTGTCCTGCTGGTCACTATTTGGGGGCATCGACGGATGCGAGAACATTCACTGGCAGCATCGTATTCCGTATGA
- a CDS encoding TetR/AcrR family transcriptional regulator yields the protein MVRRTRADMEETRATLLKAARKAFSEQGYAETSMDDLTAMAGLTRGALYHHFGDKKGLLTAVVAQIDAEMDTRLQTLSDAAENAWEGFRDRCRMYLEMAQEPEIQRIVLRDARAVLGSSPPEAHRHCTASLQKMLKQLMLQGTVVHTDPEALAMLIHGGLCEAAFWIAEAEPGSKRLVQALAALEVLLRGVRS from the coding sequence ATGGTCCGACGTACACGCGCTGATATGGAAGAAACTCGTGCCACATTGCTGAAGGCTGCACGCAAGGCGTTCAGTGAACAGGGTTATGCCGAAACCTCCATGGACGATCTGACCGCTATGGCAGGTCTGACAAGAGGTGCGCTGTATCACCATTTCGGCGACAAAAAGGGATTGCTCACGGCTGTGGTGGCTCAGATTGATGCTGAGATGGATACACGGCTTCAAACTCTTTCCGACGCCGCCGAAAACGCCTGGGAAGGGTTCAGGGATCGCTGTCGCATGTACCTGGAAATGGCGCAAGAGCCTGAGATCCAGCGAATCGTGCTGCGAGATGCGAGAGCGGTTCTGGGAAGTTCTCCACCTGAAGCGCATCGGCACTGCACGGCCTCTCTGCAAAAGATGCTTAAACAGCTGATGCTGCAAGGAACGGTGGTACACACCGATCCCGAAGCCTTGGCGATGCTGATCCATGGTGGCTTGTGCGAAGCCGCATTCTGGATAGCGGAAGCTGAACCCGGCTCAAAAAGACTTGTGCAAGCATTGGCGGCACTTGAAGTTTTGCTCAGGGGCGTCCGTAGCTGA
- a CDS encoding ABC transporter ATP-binding protein, which translates to MEPQSTHSLIAMNDVCQSYPMAGHNLPVLRDVTLNIRRGQTCAILGTSGSGKSTLLNILGLLDRPESGQFWFAGRNMIDATADERAQLRNREIGFVFQSFNLLPRLTALDNVALPLFYRGFTRSEARECARIQIARIGLGDRAHHRPSDLSGGQRQRVAIARALVGSPSLILADEPTGNLDRSTAHDVIDLLLGLNDERAVTLIMVTHDAQLAERLERCLQVQDGILKETANRRAMTDA; encoded by the coding sequence ATGGAGCCACAGTCGACACATTCGCTCATCGCCATGAACGATGTCTGCCAGTCTTACCCTATGGCGGGGCACAACCTGCCCGTTCTGCGCGATGTGACGCTCAATATTCGACGTGGGCAAACGTGCGCGATTCTCGGTACATCCGGTTCCGGCAAAAGCACGCTGCTGAACATTCTAGGACTCCTTGACCGTCCGGAGTCCGGCCAATTCTGGTTCGCTGGCCGCAACATGATCGACGCGACGGCTGACGAGCGCGCTCAGCTACGCAACCGTGAAATCGGTTTCGTGTTCCAGAGTTTCAATCTGCTTCCTCGCCTGACTGCGCTCGACAACGTTGCCCTGCCTCTTTTCTACCGGGGCTTTACGCGCAGCGAAGCGCGTGAATGCGCGAGGATCCAGATAGCGCGTATCGGATTGGGTGATCGAGCTCATCATCGGCCCTCTGACCTATCCGGTGGACAGCGCCAGCGTGTGGCGATTGCGCGAGCGTTAGTGGGCAGTCCTTCCTTGATTCTTGCCGACGAGCCAACGGGTAACCTGGATCGCTCAACGGCCCATGACGTGATAGATCTGCTGCTCGGTCTCAACGATGAGAGAGCGGTGACATTAATCATGGTGACCCACGATGCGCAGTTGGCCGAACGCCTTGAGCGCTGTTTGCAGGTGCAGGATGGGATTTTGAAAGAAACTGCGAACAGGCGAGCGATGACGGATGCTTGA
- a CDS encoding ABC transporter permease: protein MLEGSLHRQGPGLLQTLIESLDSLRLLGRRSWLAMLGIAVGCAAIVALLNIGQNAANEAMTAFKGMGAETIVASFPFSPLNSRALPPTLDTRLLLKKLPAIAQVAPTTFHSGQVRYAGRTVDAVVLGTTGGLAETLDLKLAQGRFISDFDQQATYIVAGAKVAHKLGIGVPGRPLIAGMQLQIEGYLFEVIGIARPQAPNPLIPIQVDEALFIPIESMRRLQPSPQLSSVIAKVRNGAVITESAQDLRTYLEEVLKGHDVEVLVPQQLIDSLTHQSNTFSYLLAGLGGISLLVGGAGVMNVMLMNVSERRREIGVRMALGARARDIRMLFLLEAACLSVTGSLVGAAVGLLSAFLFVWFSGWRFTLAIESLPLGVGSSLLIGLFFGLYPAVTASRLQPVQALRDD from the coding sequence ATGCTTGAAGGTTCGCTTCATCGTCAAGGTCCGGGCCTTCTGCAAACACTGATTGAGTCCTTGGACAGTCTGCGCCTCTTGGGGCGGCGATCGTGGTTGGCGATGCTGGGCATCGCAGTTGGCTGCGCGGCGATTGTTGCGCTGCTGAACATCGGTCAGAACGCCGCGAATGAAGCGATGACAGCTTTCAAGGGGATGGGCGCTGAGACCATTGTGGCGTCGTTTCCATTCTCGCCGCTCAACAGTCGAGCGCTGCCGCCCACGCTTGACACTCGCTTGCTGCTGAAAAAACTTCCTGCCATCGCCCAAGTGGCCCCAACGACATTTCATTCTGGTCAAGTTCGTTACGCAGGGCGAACAGTCGACGCGGTGGTTTTGGGGACGACCGGTGGATTGGCCGAAACCCTGGATCTCAAACTCGCTCAAGGACGCTTTATTTCCGATTTCGATCAACAGGCCACCTACATCGTCGCAGGAGCCAAAGTTGCTCATAAGTTGGGAATCGGTGTGCCGGGCAGGCCGCTGATCGCGGGCATGCAGCTTCAGATCGAAGGGTATCTGTTTGAAGTGATCGGTATTGCACGACCTCAGGCTCCGAACCCCTTGATCCCGATTCAGGTAGATGAAGCGTTGTTTATACCGATAGAGAGCATGAGGCGGCTCCAGCCGTCTCCACAACTCAGCAGTGTGATTGCCAAGGTGCGCAATGGTGCAGTGATCACGGAAAGTGCACAGGACTTACGTACTTATCTGGAAGAAGTGCTCAAGGGTCATGACGTTGAGGTTCTGGTGCCACAACAGCTGATCGACAGCCTTACCCATCAATCCAACACATTCTCCTATCTGCTGGCCGGTCTTGGGGGGATTTCCCTTCTGGTCGGAGGGGCCGGCGTGATGAATGTGATGCTCATGAATGTCTCTGAGCGTCGTCGCGAGATTGGCGTGCGAATGGCCCTCGGTGCCCGGGCGCGCGACATTCGGATGTTGTTTCTTCTGGAGGCGGCTTGTTTGTCAGTGACGGGCTCACTGGTCGGGGCGGCCGTCGGACTGCTTTCAGCTTTTTTGTTCGTATGGTTTTCAGGGTGGCGATTTACCTTGGCCATTGAATCTCTGCCACTGGGGGTGGGAAGCTCCTTGTTGATCGGCCTGTTCTTCGGCCTCTATCCCGCCGTTACCGCGTCTCGCCTGCAACCGGTTCAGGCCTTGCGAGATGATTGA
- a CDS encoding TolC family protein, producing the protein MIEHKRFSILLGLLWTLSASTVFAALTPSQASMPGIPVSLRAETINLTLADAVYLGLRSNRSIRSAYLERVAQKFDLRVAEDLFTPKLVLRGDYRGERSESDGSRYRQLSPTTTLLGEFGTRLSLSWANQLTDSNNDGRTRSDGATFTLIQPLLRGAGVEVTTAPMRSARLSELTNRLALKATVAQTVTQIITSYRDVLRAQEQLRIATEALSRSQQLLDVNRAMITAGRMAEFEIVQTEADYATQELGVQEAQNQLDAYRLELLQLLALGLESRIQAVETLDATPVQLSRVQALDTALEQQPAYLGQLIAHEQAGINLAVARNNQLWDVSLVGGASQVSDRYPDREGRRSDRRWEGYAGVQVEIPIGDLNRRQEVVRAQVNLENQGIEAVEARQTLERDVTNAVRTVGTRWRQYEISLRARDLSRRKLDIERQKLQVGRSSNFQVISYETDFRNAQNTSLDALIAYLNARTLLDQALGTTLSSWDIALND; encoded by the coding sequence ATGATTGAGCACAAGAGATTTTCGATCTTGCTGGGGCTGCTGTGGACGCTATCTGCGTCGACGGTGTTCGCCGCGCTCACGCCGTCTCAGGCATCGATGCCAGGTATCCCTGTGTCGTTGCGAGCTGAAACAATCAATCTGACGTTGGCCGATGCTGTCTATCTGGGGTTGCGAAGCAACCGCTCCATCCGTAGCGCCTACCTTGAGCGTGTTGCGCAGAAGTTCGATTTGCGCGTCGCTGAGGACTTGTTCACACCCAAGTTGGTATTGAGGGGTGACTATCGGGGTGAGCGCAGTGAAAGCGATGGTTCACGCTATCGGCAGTTGTCGCCAACAACGACTCTGTTGGGGGAGTTCGGTACACGGCTAAGCCTTTCTTGGGCCAATCAGTTGACCGATAGCAATAATGACGGGCGTACCCGCAGCGATGGTGCGACGTTTACGCTCATACAGCCCTTGCTTCGGGGGGCTGGAGTGGAGGTCACGACAGCGCCGATGCGTTCAGCAAGGCTTTCCGAGTTGACGAACCGTCTTGCCTTGAAAGCGACGGTGGCGCAAACCGTCACGCAAATCATCACGTCTTACCGTGATGTACTTCGCGCTCAAGAGCAGTTGCGTATCGCGACAGAGGCATTAAGCCGTTCACAGCAGTTATTGGACGTCAATAGAGCCATGATTACTGCCGGCCGAATGGCTGAGTTTGAGATTGTGCAAACCGAGGCCGATTACGCCACTCAGGAGCTGGGTGTTCAAGAGGCACAAAATCAATTGGATGCCTATCGCCTGGAGTTGCTTCAGCTTTTGGCATTAGGTCTGGAATCGCGTATTCAGGCGGTAGAAACGCTGGATGCAACGCCTGTTCAGCTCAGTCGAGTGCAAGCGCTTGATACCGCATTGGAGCAGCAGCCTGCTTACCTTGGGCAGTTGATCGCGCATGAACAGGCCGGCATCAACCTGGCGGTTGCCCGCAATAACCAGCTATGGGATGTCTCATTGGTCGGCGGAGCAAGCCAGGTCAGTGATCGTTACCCTGATAGAGAGGGGCGACGTTCGGATCGTCGCTGGGAGGGCTATGCGGGGGTACAGGTCGAAATTCCGATTGGCGATCTCAACCGTCGACAGGAGGTGGTTCGTGCTCAGGTGAATCTGGAGAACCAGGGGATTGAGGCAGTCGAGGCTCGACAGACTCTGGAGCGAGATGTCACGAACGCGGTACGCACGGTCGGCACGCGCTGGCGCCAGTATGAAATTTCATTGCGTGCGCGGGATCTATCGCGCCGAAAACTTGATATTGAACGACAGAAATTACAGGTCGGTCGCTCCAGCAATTTTCAAGTCATCAGTTATGAGACTGATTTTCGTAACGCACAAAATACGAGCCTTGATGCGCTCATCGCCTACTTGAATGCGAGAACCTTGCTGGATCAGGCATTGGGCACCACATTGTCGAGCTGGGATATTGCCCTTAATGATTAA
- a CDS encoding efflux RND transporter periplasmic adaptor subunit, with protein MIKEVGLACRHNMRLLLVVACMAVVVVAVLVAMPLLPREQVAAASWLKVDYQPLENRLGLVGRIEAAMQQTMSSPFEGIVADVAVKEGQRVERGQRLLSLDTTQLDIQLRSALAEQLIARRNVLEVESWSQGQDVARAKRTLSSVQSTLADNERRLAETRVLLDQGIVPRMELEAVEQQVRSQRLDLSAAQSELGEVLKKGGEEHLQIVRMQWANAQSRYQSLLEQQAQREVLAPFAGVVIRSRTPQGSGANLPFVQKGQRVGQGVPLFELINIEQVQVVARVEESDVHQLRAGLPVEITGDGFGGMVLHGQIESVGVQGIDAQATSGGAFYEVIASIQGIASEQLQRLRLGMSARLQIVTYHRDRGLVVPLEALSSDSYGQSVVTYRPSLSESASQVVVTTGRAMPGGIEVENLAPGYVELRSSLF; from the coding sequence ATGATTAAAGAAGTCGGATTGGCTTGTCGGCATAATATGCGATTGCTCCTGGTGGTGGCTTGTATGGCGGTTGTGGTCGTTGCGGTGTTGGTTGCAATGCCTCTACTTCCTCGGGAGCAGGTCGCGGCGGCCAGTTGGCTCAAGGTGGACTATCAGCCTTTGGAAAATCGACTGGGGCTTGTCGGACGTATCGAGGCTGCGATGCAACAAACCATGTCGTCGCCTTTCGAGGGAATTGTCGCGGACGTTGCGGTAAAGGAAGGTCAACGTGTCGAGCGTGGACAACGCTTGCTGAGCCTGGACACGACGCAACTGGATATCCAGTTGCGTTCCGCCTTGGCCGAGCAGCTGATCGCCAGGCGCAATGTATTGGAAGTCGAGAGCTGGTCTCAGGGGCAGGATGTCGCTCGGGCAAAACGAACGCTTTCCAGCGTCCAGTCCACCTTGGCTGATAACGAACGCCGATTGGCAGAAACCAGAGTTCTTCTGGACCAGGGGATTGTGCCGCGGATGGAGCTGGAGGCAGTCGAGCAGCAGGTCAGGTCGCAACGGTTAGATCTGTCGGCTGCCCAGTCGGAACTCGGCGAAGTCTTGAAAAAAGGTGGCGAAGAACACCTTCAGATAGTCCGGATGCAATGGGCCAATGCCCAGTCACGTTATCAATCACTGCTTGAGCAGCAGGCACAGCGAGAAGTGCTCGCACCGTTCGCAGGCGTGGTGATCCGTTCTCGTACGCCTCAGGGAAGTGGCGCTAATCTGCCGTTTGTACAAAAAGGCCAGCGTGTCGGCCAAGGCGTTCCCTTGTTCGAGTTGATCAATATCGAGCAGGTGCAGGTTGTTGCACGGGTCGAGGAAAGCGATGTTCACCAACTCCGTGCGGGGCTGCCGGTGGAAATTACTGGTGATGGTTTCGGTGGCATGGTGCTGCATGGTCAGATTGAGAGCGTCGGTGTACAGGGGATCGATGCGCAGGCCACGTCTGGTGGCGCATTTTATGAGGTGATCGCCTCTATTCAGGGTATCGCGAGCGAGCAACTGCAGCGATTGCGACTTGGTATGAGTGCGAGGCTGCAAATTGTCACCTATCACCGTGATCGTGGTCTGGTGGTGCCGCTTGAGGCACTGTCTAGCGACAGCTATGGGCAGTCGGTTGTGACCTACCGCCCTAGTTTGTCTGAGAGTGCAAGTCAGGTGGTCGTAACGACAGGGCGGGCCATGCCTGGTGGCATTGAGGTAGAAAATCTGGCGCCGGGATATGTTGAGTTGAGATCCTCGTTGTTTTAA